In Pseudomonas poae, a single genomic region encodes these proteins:
- a CDS encoding SDR family oxidoreductase, protein MSKPTENKVALIIGAGDSTGGAIAKKFAAEGYIACVTRRDADKLQPLVDSIREQGGVAHGFASDARKEEAVIALVEQIEAQIGPIEVLVFNIGANVPCSILDETARKYFKIWEMACFSAFLNTREVAKRMVTRQRGTILFTGATAALRGAANFSAFAGAKHALRALAQSASRELAPQNIHVAHVVVDGAIDTDFIRTQFPERYALKDQDGILNPAHIADNYWYLHTQPRDAWTFELDLRPWIEKW, encoded by the coding sequence ATGTCCAAACCAACCGAAAACAAGGTCGCGTTGATCATCGGCGCAGGTGATTCCACCGGCGGTGCCATCGCCAAGAAATTTGCCGCCGAGGGCTATATCGCCTGTGTCACACGCCGTGACGCCGACAAGCTGCAACCGCTGGTCGACAGCATTCGCGAGCAGGGTGGTGTGGCTCATGGCTTTGCATCCGATGCGCGCAAGGAAGAAGCAGTGATCGCGCTGGTTGAACAAATCGAAGCGCAGATTGGACCGATCGAGGTGCTGGTGTTCAACATCGGCGCCAATGTGCCCTGCAGCATCCTGGACGAGACGGCGCGCAAATATTTCAAGATCTGGGAAATGGCCTGCTTCTCGGCGTTTCTCAACACCCGCGAGGTGGCCAAGCGCATGGTGACCCGCCAGCGCGGTACCATCCTGTTCACCGGTGCCACTGCTGCGTTGCGTGGCGCGGCTAATTTCTCGGCCTTCGCCGGCGCCAAACACGCGTTGCGCGCCTTGGCGCAAAGTGCTTCGCGAGAGCTGGCGCCGCAGAACATTCATGTCGCACATGTGGTGGTCGACGGTGCGATTGACACCGACTTCATCCGCACCCAATTTCCCGAACGCTACGCGCTCAAGGATCAGGACGGCATCCTCAACCCGGCACACATCGCTGACAACTACTGGTACCTGCACACGCAACCACGCGATGCCTGGACCTTCGAACTCGACCTGCGCCCGTGGATCGAGAAGTGGTAA